DNA from Brassica napus cultivar Da-Ae chromosome C4, Da-Ae, whole genome shotgun sequence:
TAATGATTTGGGGTTTATTGAATATAGTTAGTATAATTAAGGGTACTATAGATTTGGTAtcgtctctttctctttttagaTTGATTAAAGGTTGAATAAATGAAGAATATTTGGtgtatcttatatttttttgagcAATGGTGTATCTTATATATGATTGTACTTTCCCTTGTatgtatttttgttattatttattatataaagttaacTATTAGTGAATGGTGAGTTAATAAAGTTTCATCATGTATACATATCTCACATGCATGTTCAAATTCTTTGATTTTCGGATCACTAAATTAAATCCTGGACTCCCTGGTGAGTGGTGAATAACAGAAAATCATTAGTCATTTGAATTCAATTCGAAATATAACTAACTTAAAATATTAGTAGGCAGAACTAAAGATAATTAGTAGAAACCATGTTATAAATTGCAAGATCAGTAGATTAATGATCAGTCAACGTTTTGGATAGATTTCAAAACGGGTTGGTTGTTAATTAGACCAAAGAGGATTCACCAATCGATAAAGAATATAGAAATGTGACAATGCACATTCAAAACATTTTACAATAGGTAATGAATAAATATAGAGTCGTGAAATACAGGAAACATGCATTAAACCAGGGATGTCCGTAGCATTGCTTGCGTTAAATTCACCCTTCATAACGTAAGATTTAGTTTCTTGATTTCTTTATACAAGTTGTATCGATCGtttctctttaaaaaaataacaaaggcctaattatttttttgtatttttggtcAGTCAGCAAGatcaaaatgtttttaatttatttgagacctaaaataaattttgtgaacaaaataatctataaatttttattttgtaaagagTGGAATGATAGTGACttaaaaactgttaaaaatcttCTTTACATTGAAGAATAAAATGAGGTACCAGCAAAATAATGCAAGTGACAACCGAAACAATTAGCAGACCTTTGTTATACAAACAGAAGAAAATTGCACGAAATTGATGAGACTTGTCTTTTTTAGAAACACTGATGAGActtgtcttttaatatattttctccaAGAACAAATCACAACCGTAAAAGCCATATAATcaagaaagttaaaaaaaaaaaatcccaaataggtaaataaaaataatattaaatctaACAAATAACATAACTTACGCAACACATATGAAATCATCAATGCTTGCTATGAACCATATCCCTACAAAGCAAGGCCAGGCTCTCGGCCTAGTGGACCGTCAACAGCCACAGGCTCATGCATCTCAATTTAcaatactttttaattttatgtaagaataattaaaaaagagagACATATATTCATTTCTGTCATAGGCAGTTTGGCTGAAACAATCCAGCTTCTATCCCTCCGGCATGAACACAAGCCGACGCAGCCGGTTTATTACGGTACTTTAATTTCACATCCTTAAGTCGAATTCCGGTACACGGTTTCTTAGGACTACAGTTAAGTCTCACTCCAACTTCAGTTGCCGATGTTCCATGTATATCAACGAACAACACATCGCTGATTTTGATACCCGAAAcctgatttttaaaaaataaaattatatgaataaaCTCCAATATTAAGTACCATTATGTATCTGTATTACTTAATCAAATTAGGTATAGTACCTGGCGAGGGCAATTTTCGCTACGAGGACAGTAGTTTTGGTCAATAATTATGGGGTTGTCTACGTTGTTCATTACACAATGTTGAAAGCGGATGTTCCTAGCGAATCCACTACTGGGCCTGGCCCATGATTTGATCCTCGCTCCGTTTTGCGTCCCCGTAAACGTCACCGTTTTCACAGTCACGTTCTGTACACCTGACTCCACTGCATCTTTTCCCAGGCTCCCAATGCTATGCAATATCCCatccaaaatattgtcaaaattttaatttttcttttatcagATCTACTGATATATGAAAGCATAtcaatagaaaatataattattaatagtattttatattcatttattCGAATATTATGTTTATACGTGATACTGACATGAGTTATAAATTTTCACCATATGACAGTTTTGTAGTTCATTGAGAAGAATCCATAATAAATGTACATATACCTGATGCCGTGACCGGGACCACATGCTACATTTTCGATCCATAGACCGTTGGTTCCGGGACCGATGGAGACACAATCGTCGCCGGTGGAAATTTTGGTACTGAAGATAGAGACGGTGGAGGAAGACTGAATGTGGATACCGTCTGTGTTGGGGCTGTTTCCTGCGGCTAATACTTTGACTCCTTGAAGCTTTACGTTGTTGCAACCGTTGATGACGAAGTGGAACATCTGGCTGTTGAGTGACGTCAGCCCGGAGACCACAACGTTTCTTGAGCTCTGAAACCCTATGGTCTGTTGATTCACATGATAAAACGtctcatttaaattaaattatagatgataaaaaaatagtataaaataaataaaataaattatagatGATATTTGATGTATCTATGCATATGGTGTCATGGTTGGTCACTTGGTCCATGTGAATTAGGAATGGTtgaaatgtttttaataaatcgtcaaaacttcataattcagAAAAGTGTGATTAGTTATATAAttcttatttttgaaatgaatttaactaaagtttaattaacTGAATTGAAGGCAAATTGGTCAATCTCTAGCACGTTACGTACCGTGGCTCCTCTAGGACAATTCTTGCCGGATGTTTTACAACCCCATAGAGAAGTTCCTTGAGCGTCAAGAACTCCGCCGTAGCCGTAGACGGTGACTCCGTCAAGATGCTGGAAAAGAATCCAGTAATCTTCATTACCGATAACTCTATAATCAGCCGGAGCCACCAATGTACCGTCTACACGGAACGTGATGTGCTTGCGCTTGCACTTGGAACCGTCGAAATTAAGGCTCCTTAACAAGAACCGGCCTTTAGGAACCACAATGGTCACGGGACGAGACGAGGCACAAGCGGTTTTCCAAACCGCCATAAACTCTTTGGTTGCGTCTGTCTTTCCGTCCGGTTTAGCTCCAAAGGACAAGACATTGTAGGATTGAGCAGAGcaagaggagatgaagaagaagaagacgaagaggacAAGAAGTGAAGCCATTGTATGTCGCTAACTTACACTTGTTCAGAGATAGTTAAAGGAGAGAGTGGAGTAGTGCTGTAGTGGTGGTGGTGTTAGAAGTTTTAACGGTTATGGAATGCATTTATAGTGCTTGTCTTGTATATGAAgagtgttttgtttgtttatatattgGTTTTGGCATGTATAAGAAATTAGGTGTGAATTTGTTTTACATGATtgttattattcatttaaaacgCATCACATGCAAGTTGAATACTAAgctccaaaatatttttaagaaagttTTGCTATAGGTGTGAGTAAAATTAGAGCAACGCTGAGCTAAaactgacaaaaaaataaatatcataattaAATAGCACTTTGGCAAAACATTTTTAGCTTCGGATTTTACAGATTTCAAAGACTGAATTCGAGTTTAGTCctgaattttataaaaataaaaactgttATTAACATGataaacttttatataaatcttttttgttcatttataagagattagatagaaaaacctccatctttttatttattttgataactACGTATGCCGTTTTTGTGAAAGAATACGTAAAGGACAAAACGTATGCCTCAATTTTCTTTACACCAAAATAGAGTGTGAATGAAATGGCaggagaagaagaataaaaTGTTGAAAAGTGAAACTGCAATggtcaatatatttttattggagAGCTACATGAAACAATGTACGTGGAATTGCGGGGAGTTAGTTAATTTATGAAAAGAGCACGCAAAGTCTCTGCACTTTTGGCTACACCTCCAACGTGATCAATGCCGCAAAATTAATctacttttgtttattttattaaatctaaCTTTATTAGCGCAGATCACGCAGTGTGGATACAATCAATATATCACAAATCCATTTTAGACCTTTGGGAAAATGGTATTTTCCGTGATATGATTTATGCTTAATTAGTGTTTTTCTAATTACGCTCAATTACCTAAAGTTCCCGTACTAATATTGTCTGCACAATGTgattattctattaaaactttaaaaatgtaTGGTTGTAAGTATTTTCTGTATCTGACCAGGTCGTAGTCAGTGGAGAAAAGGAAGAGTTGAATTCCATATTATGATAGAAGAATTCGTTAGGGCAACCTCAACGCATAGAAACTGTGTTGGCTACactaaagtaaaaataataaataattttaattaagaaaataactgACCAATAAAAAAAGGACATATGGCAGAAGGAAGTTCTAATGTAATGAGGAAAACATCTCTGCACATCCCTGCACTGGGCCTCCCTGCACTCGTACGGTTTCCTCTTTTCTTTCACTTTttccaatattttttatttttttaatcttaatatGCTTAGTAAGAGCCTAGCGTTGGAGCTGGCCTATAACCAAACAAGAAGTTCCTGCACTGAGTACTGCTGACTAGCCTGACTTGGTCCGAAGTCCAAACAatgagtttgttatatatatgttttgttaataAGCGGAAGACTAGGTGACATTTTGAAAAAGAGAAACCATTTTCCACGTATTTGATTTTCTCTTTGTTGTAGCGATCTGAGAtcataatttatgttttgtttccttTCCTATTTAAAGAAAAGGATTAATAAATGAAGAATTAACCCATCAAAAACAACGGCTATGGTTCTCTCGTTTATACTTTTGCTGTTACGTCAAGGTAGCACCAAGTGATTTAAGCGTCTTGCGCATTGATCTTTGGCAATATTGTGGATTCAAATTGTAACTTAAGACAAAAGGGTTAATGGTTGAAAAAAGAGGAAACTAACATTAAATGGTCATGGTTCACGTTGACTATGCTGTCTAGTGCCTATCAGCCTATGCAATATACACAAGATCAACGCATGTGGCCAAATATTTTAGTAAACGATTGGCTTTAATGAcaattttttgtcaaaaataaacGGGGTAAATTACTAGTCAAAGTTcattaatgaaaatatgtttgtgaACTTTTGACATAAAagtcttaatttttttgtacaAATAGGAAGGATTGTTGCGTACCGTGTACCTAGGTCATATATATAgcaaatgaacaaaaaatatttgtgcTAAGGTAAGATAATATCAAATTATTCTGAAATATGTGACATGTGTGATCGTGTGTTCCCACTCTTTACAAAGCATCCACATGTTACAGTCATTGTCAAACTCAGAGTAACTGTATAAGatctaaaatcaaattaaattgaaaatgtGATGAAAGGTTAAAAAAGACAGAcaataaatcataaacatatATGGGAAAACAATATTTGGATGATTGGATATTGTAGACCATAGATATAGTGGACGGGTGGAGTAGAGCAACATGTTTACGGAACGTGACAAGTGGAAAATAATACGGAGGAGATATTGGGCCAATGATCACACCGAAAGGTTTTTCAAATTTCCCCTATATTATATGGTTTCCTTATACTTGAATGTTTTCTTAACTCAGACATTTGATTACTCATATTTTTCAAGTTCATGCACTTTCAGTTGACGTGCCAATGGAGAGAAACAGTAAAATATAAGATGAGACGAGACGAGATTTAATTAACTAGTTTGCCGCGTATACTTTTACCAGTAGTTAATTAACAATCTCAATGGAAGGATCATGTTGCGCCGTATCAATACTAACTGGCATGTTCATGTTCAAGGATCCAATTTTGAGTGTGACTCCATCTTTCCTTACACCGAGAAGAATGGTGCTCctaaaatttatgtaatataggaaatatatataatccaGATTTTGAAAGTCATTCAATTCAAATTTCCGTTGGAAGAGTTTTGTTCTAAGAGAAGTTAAATTATATGGTTTGTATctagaacaaaaaaatagtttgcaTCTCGTTTTAGAAAATACCGGCATAGAGATTCAAAATCTCTTAGccattcaaacaaaaataaatttcaaatattatttgTGTATGCTATAATAATGGTGTCTAGTGCTGATCACATGCATTGCAAGATCTCAAAAATATACTATGCTTAAGTTCACGTAACACATTTATTACGTCtgtatatatgctttgctgCATTTATTGGTAAGGACATCATGTTGTGTTCATGTTTCTCTTTGATTGTCACGCATTTGTACACAGTAGCACCATTGTGGATATACCATACTTATAAAAGTTAGCATAGACCCAAAAATTAGTAATTGACCAAACATCTACGTGTTGTTGGagactgattttgataaacaatTTACGCCTAGTCAGTATCATTAACCTTTGGATTTTACCGGTTTAGAAGGAATTGCTATATTAATTCACATAGGGGATTCAGCGCATGTCCAACATTTTCAATTTAGTCTTAATCCCCTATGCGCATTTCAAATTTTATGTCCTTATTattcatgtaaaaaaaattttagtgtTCTCTTTGCAGctaaaattattacttaaaatCATGATGTCCTAAGTGGTCGGTTCTTTTGCCTAGGCTCCGGACCGGCCCTGAGGGAGGGGATTATACGTGTGACAAAAACTCAAGACGATATAATATCCTTAGGAAAGAATTCAACACACACGCATCTAACCATATTATATCATTTTACAAGTAGTATGTTTCTGGACTCCGAAACAAGTTGGGCTTGGGAAAGTAAAAAAGACCTTCGTTCTAGATCTAGTACAGTGAACATCATCACTTAAGCAAATGTTGTTATCCGGGCGAATAAACAAGTAATCTGAAACAATGCATAAAAAATGAGAAGTTCATTGTGTCCAGATCTAGAACGTGACACCACAAAAGTATAGGCATTTTGTTGTGCTAACTCTCAAGGCTCATGAATATCTCATTCAAGACTAaccaacaataaaaaaaaattattattaaataacagATTCAACTACCGAGGGTTTAATATTGTTTCCCATGGACTATATAACCGATTCAAACTAAACAAATTTTGCATGAGCCATGAATTGCATATATTCCCGCCCAATTATCCTGCAGAATTTTCTCCATGTGACACTACAATAAATTCCAACTGTCACAGATAGCTTTTGATTATAGGTTTCTTCTCAACTTGATAAATGTTCTTGTTTATTACCGAATAAAAACAACACTTCTACATTAACGTATCGTGAAGCCTTCGTATGTATTACCAAActatttcaaaactaaacaatataactttaaatatcAGACTTTAAatgttaagaatttttttttttgaaaaaatgagttaatttgaaaaagaaactcACTAAACATTAGCATTCATATACATATGCATATTGATAACTTGGAAAGTGACAATATTATCTTGCAGACTATTATTCGTACAATAACAATGTGTACACAAAGAATCCATAAGTAcataatgattataaataacTTGGAATCAAGTAAAACTTAGGTCACGTTTATTTTAATGCACCGCGTTTGACGTGATTAGTCATTAATACACCAATCCTCCGatctataacaaaaaaatctgtTCTCCCTgcatagtgtatatatataactcgCCATTATTTCTTCTAAATCATTACAATCATACAAAGCCATCAAAAACtaggaaaagaaaaatttaagatGGCTAAAAATATCTCTTTTCCTTTAGTCATCATACTATTTtccattgttttcttttttattaactCGTCCAACGCAATGCCTTCGTTTAACGTACAAAGATACGGAGCTAGAGGTGATGGACGAACTGATTCGACCAAGCCATTTTTGACGGCTTGGTCATTAGCCTGCCGCTCTAAGGCTCGAGCCATGGTCTACATTCCCCGCGGAACATACTTGGTTACAAACCTAGTCTTTTGGGGTCCTTGCAAAAATCATATAACTTTAAAAATCGATGGAACACTCGTGGCTCCGGCTAATTACTGGAGTATAGGTAATTCTGGTTACTGGATCCTATTCGCTAAGGTAAACAGGATCTCGGTTTCCGGTGGAACCATTGATGCTAGAGGAGCTGGTTATTGGTCTTGTAGGAAGAAAGGTAGTCACTGTCCTCAAGGTGCAAGGGTATGTTTATAtcaaaacatgattaattctttaGCTAGCtattttggtatatatatattaatcaaattTTTGATATGGTTTCTTCTGCAGTCTATATCGTTTAGCTGGTGCAACAATGTACTACTAAGTGGCCTAACGTCATTGAATAGCCAGAATATGCATGTCACGGTTCATCATTCTTCTAATGTAAGGATTCAAAACATAAGGATTAGGGCCCCAAGTGGAAGCCCTAACACCGATGGTATCCACGTCCAGTCTTCTTCTGGAGTCACCATTAGTGGTGGAACAATTGCGACCGGTGATGATTGCATTGCTCTTAGCCAAGGATCTAGGAACATATGGATCGAACGCGTGAACTGTGGACCTGGACATGGAATCAGGTaactaaaataaacaataatcgacttaaatattattaatgacCTAATTAACTTAAGGGTTGCTTGCAAATCTTATTCAGCATTGGGAGTCTTGGGGATTACGTTAATGAGGAAGGTGTGCAGAATGTAACCGTCACGAGCTCTGTTTTCACCAAGACACAAAATGGAGTAAGGATAAAAACGTGGGCTAGACCGAGCAGAGGGTTTGTGAGGAATGTGGTATTTCGAAATTTGATTATGAGGAATGTCGATAATCCAGTGATAATAGATCAAAACTATTGTCCTAATGGAAGAGGCTGCCCTCGTCAGGTGAATAACCTAATTGATTTGGTGTAACTCAGATCTCTTACATAGTTTTGAATTATTTCTTATGGACatttttatgatttaatcaAATAGAGCTCTGGTGTGAAGATAAGTGGTGTGACGTTTGCAAACATAAAAGGAACATCAACAACACCAATAGCTATGAAACTGGATTGTAGTAGAAGCAATCATTGCACAGGAATAAGGCTACATGACATTAGACTTACTTACATGAGAAGATCATCAGCTTCTTATTGCAGGAATGTCCATGGACGAAGATCTGGAGTAGTGATTCCAAGGAACTGTCTCTGAGTCAGGATTCCAAGATTTGACAATTGGGATTCTATATATAAACCCTATGATTAATTGCTGGGTGTAGATATCTTATAAGGTGATGTTTGTTTGATTTGTCTGATGTTTCTTAACCTCAGATTCATCTGAATTTAAATGTGTTGAATTCTTTGGTGTGAATTGAAATGAAGAATAACAGTGATCTATTCGGTTGTTATCTTTATCAATGTGCTTGTACCAATTCTGTTTTGCATGAAATTTCATATACAATTGTATAACACAATTTGgccatttatttataatatattatcaaacataaatcaaatttattatttggCGTCCAACTAGACTGATCCaagtgatttttaaaaatatttatatgattaaaatactGGCATTACAAGAATATTGATGAAGGCAGATCTAGATTTCAATAACTCTCTTGGAGAAAACAGTACATATAATGAACCGATGTTCAGCCTGTAAGAGCATATAGAACCATgtcaagaaagaaaagaagaaggtaacatatacatatttgatataCTCTCTTCCATATCATGTGGAGTTGTTATAAATCATTGGCTGCGATTTATTTGACGTTTTTACGTTGACTTTAGTAACGCAAAATTCGTGTAGACGACTAAGATCGGATCTCCTCCCTGCGATGACCACATGTCACATGACaatataacataataaattcTTTATGCTTCATTTTCTCCGCACGGAAGCTTCAGCGTGCGCTTGTATTCACTTGCACTCACTTGGTGATAGCCGCATGTACGAGCGTTTCCATTGGTTCCAATCCTTTGaacttattattaaattatgtcctctttacattaaaaaaaactccTCCAAAGTTCTGATGTGATATTGTGTtcaaaacttcataataattTACTGTGTTTATGTTTCTCAAATTATTCACTTTGAACTATCATCTTTCGTTCACTTTAAATTCAGTTTTAACATATGCATGTAATTAGGTTATAGTATTTATTGCAACATTATGACATTCATAATCCAATGGAATTGGATTCTAATGGTAGCCACCACTACACATAGATTaagttaaaagatatatatatttttttttatgttttgaggTTCTCGGTCCGAAAATACGTAGATTCCATAGAGTGAAATTCAAACAATTTTAAAGTAACTTTCATTTGGAGAGCCGATCTTTCCAATGAGAATTGAACTCATATTCCCTTAATAGTCCTACTAAGTAAACTAAGAGTTTTAACCATTAAGCCAACTCCTGGTTGCTTAAGTTAAAAGacattaaactcattttcatgaaagATCAACAACTTCTTACTGCAAGAACGCCCCTGGACAATTTTCTGTAGTTATGGTTAGGGGTAGGCGTTCGGGTTtgggtcgggtatttcggattttcgggtatttcggtatagaggtatagaacttgttcgggtatttctgaacttcgggtcgggttcatgtatttttagttcggattcggttatttcagatcgggttcggatatttagattttgaaaaaaaattaaatttttcatttctcaaatttattgtattaaaaaatataactttcacttaactaatttttttatttttaatagattgagtggttaatagatttggatataacattttgaaactaaaaagacatgatctttggttattgtttttaaaatttggatgtaactttttgttaattcttgaaataaaaagtttgacatgcattttaagtgaatagcaaatcattttctccgtaattgtatatatatcatatgaactt
Protein-coding regions in this window:
- the LOC106395608 gene encoding polygalacturonase, translating into MAKNISFPLVIILFSIVFFFINSSNAMPSFNVQRYGARGDGRTDSTKPFLTAWSLACRSKARAMVYIPRGTYLVTNLVFWGPCKNHITLKIDGTLVAPANYWSIGNSGYWILFAKVNRISVSGGTIDARGAGYWSCRKKGSHCPQGARSISFSWCNNVLLSGLTSLNSQNMHVTVHHSSNVRIQNIRIRAPSGSPNTDGIHVQSSSGVTISGGTIATGDDCIALSQGSRNIWIERVNCGPGHGISIGSLGDYVNEEGVQNVTVTSSVFTKTQNGVRIKTWARPSRGFVRNVVFRNLIMRNVDNPVIIDQNYCPNGRGCPRQSSGVKISGVTFANIKGTSTTPIAMKLDCSRSNHCTGIRLHDIRLTYMRRSSASYCRNVHGRRSGVVIPRNCL
- the LOC106395774 gene encoding polygalacturonase, with the protein product MASLLVLFVFFFFISSCSAQSYNVLSFGAKPDGKTDATKEFMAVWKTACASSRPVTIVVPKGRFLLRSLNFDGSKCKRKHITFRVDGTLVAPADYRVIGNEDYWILFQHLDGVTVYGYGGVLDAQGTSLWGCKTSGKNCPRGATTIGFQSSRNVVVSGLTSLNSQMFHFVINGCNNVKLQGVKVLAAGNSPNTDGIHIQSSSTVSIFSTKISTGDDCVSIGPGTNGLWIENVACGPGHGISIGSLGKDAVESGVQNVTVKTVTFTGTQNGARIKSWARPSSGFARNIRFQHCVMNNVDNPIIIDQNYCPRSENCPRQVSGIKISDVLFVDIHGTSATEVGVRLNCSPKKPCTGIRLKDVKLKYRNKPAASACVHAGGIEAGLFQPNCL